The Girardinichthys multiradiatus isolate DD_20200921_A chromosome 24, DD_fGirMul_XY1, whole genome shotgun sequence genome has a window encoding:
- the LOC124861574 gene encoding calsequestrin-2-like, with protein MQHFWLSILSSLSLQLVLPCKAEEGLEFPNFDGKDRVLDINERNYKKALKRYDLLCLFYHEPVPANKGLQKRFQMTELVLELTAQVLEDKDIGFGMVDSQKDAKVAKKLGLEEVGSVYVFKDDRVIEFDGELSADTLVEFLLDVLEDPVEIINNAMELRAFERMEEDIRLIGYFKGEDSYFKAFQEASERFQPYIKFFATFEKSVAKHLSLKMNEVNFYEPFMEEPAILPGRPLSEMDIIEFVNQHRRATLRKLRAENMFEIWEDDMDGIHIVAFAEEEDPDGYGFLEVLKDVARDNTNNPELSIVWIDPDDFPLLTTYWEKTFKLDLFRPQIGVVNVTDADSVWLDMSNDEDLPTAEDLEDWIEDVLSGKVNTEDDDEFADDQEDDHYVLEDSDESPGPDEEDDEDD; from the exons ATGCAGCACTTCTGGCTCTCCATTCTTTCCAGCCTCAGCCTCCAACTGGTTCTCCCGTGCAAAGCTGAGGAAGGTCTCGAGTTCCCCAACTTTGACGGCAAGGACAGGGTGCTGGACATTAACGAGCGCAACTACAAGAAGGCCCTGAAGAGGTATGACTTGCTGTGCCTGTTCTACCATGAACCCGTGCCAGCCAACAAGGGTCTGCAGAAGCGGTTCCAGATGACAGAGTTGGTACTGGAG CTCACAGCTCAGGTCCTAGAGGACAAAGACATTGGTTTTGGAATGGTGGACTCCCAGAAGGATGCCAAAGTAGCAAAAAAATTGG GTCTGGAGGAGGTTGGAAGTGTGTATGTGTTCAAGGACGATCGTGTCATTGAGTTTGATGGGGAGCTCTCAGCAGACACCTTGGTGGAATTTCTCTTAGAT GTGCTGGAGGATCCAGTGGAGATCATCAATAATGCCATGGAGCTGCGAGCATTTGAGAGAATGGAGGAGGACATCAGGCTCATTGGCTACTTCAAAGGAGAGGATTCAT ACTTCAAAGCTTTCCAGGAAGCCTCGGAGAGATTTCAACCTTACATCAAGTTCTTTGCAACATTTGAAAAATCT GTGGCCAAACATCTCTCCCTAAAGATGAATGAAGTAAATTTCTATGAGCCGTTCATGGAGGAGCCGGCCATCCTGCCTGGAAGACCACTGTCAGAGATGGACATAATTGAGTTTGTCAACCAACACAGGAG GGCTACACTGAGGAAGCTCCGGGCAGAGAATATGTTTGAGATATGG GAGGATGATATGGATGGGATACATATTGTTGCCTTTGCTGAGGAGGAAGATCCAG ATGGCTATGGGTTCCTGGAGGTCCTGAAAGACGTGGCCAGAGACAACACTAACAACCCAGAGCTCAGTATCGTCTGGATTGATCCTGATGACTTCCCTCTG CTGACCACGTATTGGGAAAAAACCTTCAAGTTGGATCTGTTTAGACCCCAGATTGGTGTGGTCAACGTCACAGAT GCAGATAGCGTTTGGCTGGACATGTCAAACGATGAGGACCTGCCAACGGCGGAGGACCTGGAGGACTGGATCGAGGACGTCTTGTCAGGGAAGGTGAACACAGAGGACGACGATGAATTTGCCGATGACCAGGAAGATGACCACTATGTCTTGGAAGACAGCGACGAAAGTCCAGGCCCAGACGAAgaggatgatgaggatgatTAG
- the poglut1 gene encoding protein O-glucosyltransferase 1, with product MGRWFLWGFLLLLQVCGFGSADEEWKKIREKVSEAVNGYTPCNPVNCSCHLSVLHNDLKLFERGISQDVMAATVQKGVGTHYQIIGHKLYREHNCMFPARCSGVEHFILGVIDRLPDLEMVVNVRDYPQVPNWVQPILPVFSFSKTPEYQDIMYPAWTFWEGGPAVWPIYPTGLGRWDLMRDELKKSAAQWPWKKKDTRGFFRGSRTSPERDPLILLSREAPDLVDAEYTKNQAWKSEKDTLGRPPAKEIPLVNHCKYKYLFNFRGVAASFRLKHLFLCGSLVLHVGDEWQEFFYPQLKPWVHYIPVKQDLSDVRELLQFVKENDVIAQEIASRGQEFILNHLQMEDISCYWERLLAGFGQLLTFKPERKSNYKQIVQKPIKTEL from the exons ATGGGGCGCTGGTTTCTCTGGGGCTTTCTATTGCTGTTACAAGTTTGCGGCTTCGGTTCGGCTG ATGAAGAGTGGAAGAAAATTCGAGAAAAGGTGTCAGAAGCTGTTAATGGATACACGCCGTGCAACCCTGTCAACTGCAGCTGCCATCTTAG TGTCCTCCACAATGACCTGAAGCTCTTTGAAAGGGGAATCTCTCAGGATGTCATGGCAGCTACTGTTCAGAAAGGAGTGGGCACACACTACCAGATCATTGGACACAAACTATACCGAGAGCATAACTGCATGTTCCCTGCAAG GTGCAGTGGAGTGGAACATTTCATACTGGGGGTGATTGACAGGCTGCCTGACTTGGAGATGGTGGTAAATGTGAGGGATTACCCCCAAGTCCCCAACTGGGTGCAACCAATTCTGCCTGTCTTCTCATTCAGTAAG ACACCAGAATATCAGGACATCATGTACCCAGCGTGGACATTTTGGGAGGGCGGGCCTGCCGTGTGGCCCATATACCCTACTGGACTGGGGAGATGGGATCTGATGAGGGATGAACTGAAAAA GTCTGCAGCACAGTGGCCATGGAAGAAGAAAGATACTCGAGGATTCTTCAGAGGCTCCAG AACGAGCCCAGAGCGTGACCCCCTTATTCTTCTGTCCAGAGAAGCTCCCGATCTTGTTGATGCAGAGTACACCAAGAACCAGGCCTGGAAGTCAGAGAAG GACACACTTGGTAGACCCCCAGCTAAAGAAATCCCCCTGGTTAATCACTGTAAATATAA ATATTTATTCAACTTCCGGGGTGTGGCGGCAAGCTTTCGCCTCAAACATCTCTTCCTGTGCGGTTCGCTGGTCCTTCATGTGGGTGATGAATGGCAGGAGTTCTTCTACCCTCAGCTCAAGCCCTGGGTCCACTACATCCCAGTTAAGCAGGACCTGTCTGATGTCAG GGAGCTGCTCCAGTTTgtcaaagaaaatgatgttatCGCACAGGAGATCGCCTCCAG GGGTCAGGAATTCATCCTCAACCACCTTCAAATGGAAGATATTTCCTGCTACTGGGAGAGACTCCTGGCTGGGTTTGGCCAGCTTCTCACCTTTAAACCTGAAAGAAAGAGCAACTACAAACAGATTGTACAGAAACCTATCAAAACGGAGCTTTAA